ATTTCGCTTGTTCGGAATGACTTATACCCACTAAAGGATTATCGGGAATTTGAGGGCGACTCGCTATCTGGTCTGCTTAGCGTGCTGTCCAAATGCGTCCCTGGCGAGCTAGCGATTGTCCAAGTTGTAATTCGAGCTGAAAGGGATTCTGGCTTTCATCATTTAGTTCTAAATGTTCGCAAGAAAGTGGATAAGATACGGCATATTTTTAGAACTAAATATTGGTTTAAAAAAGGTGTTTCTGAAACTTTTAAAAATAGAATTGAAGAAAAGACTTCAGGAAGGCTGTTTAGAGCTAATGTGCGAGTTGCCGCTATTAGCAACGATCCAGACATAGATCCCACGCCTCGCCTTAAAGCGCTCATAGGCGCGATGTCGAATTTTAACTCCCTAGATCTAAACCAAATTAGGGCGGGCAAGATAAGGCGATTGGTTGATTTACCAAAGTTTTCTCGGCGGTTTTTGCTAAACGGGTTTTTGTTATCTACTAGGGAACTCGCAACTTTGTTCCACTTGCCTAGTGCCAAGGAAGTTCCAAATTTGGTACACGTATTGTCAAAAAAAGAGGCTCCACCGCAAGATCTTCCCACAGATCCAAGTGACCTGGCTATTTCGTTTTTTGGCTGCACTAATTTCAGAGATCAGCGAGTTCCCTTCGGCATTAAGAGATCCGATCGGCGACGGCACTTATACGTTGTGGGCAAGTCTGGTTCTGGCAAGTCGAAGTTACTGGAGCTTCTTATTAAGAACGATATCGACACTGGGCAAGGCGTTGGAGTGCTCGATCCACATGGTGACCTAGTTGAAAATGTCATAAGGCTTGTTCCCGAAGAAAGGATTAAAGATGTGATTGTTTTTGATCCGTCGGATCTCAATTTCCCAGCGAGCTTTAATCCCTTAGAAAAAGTTCCCGAAGAATTAAAAATGCGGGTAACGATTGGTTTTATTGAAATCTTTAAAAGGCTTTTTGGAATCAATTGGTCGCCGCGAATAGAACACGTTTTGCGTTACACAACTTTGGCCCTTTTGGACACGCCGGGGACCACGGTTCTTTCGATTCTAAAAATGCTTAGCGACAAGAACTATCGCCAAATGATAGTTCGCAATATTGAGGATAATGTTGTAAAAAACTTTTGGGTCAACGAATTTGCGGGCTGGTCAGAGAAGTTTGACAATGAGGCGATTACCCCGCTTCTCAATAAGGTAGGGCAGTTTGTCGCCACCAATATGATTCGCAACATTGTGGGTCAGCCAGAAAACTTGTTTAATTTTCGCGACATAATGGACAAGAAAAAAATTCTTCTGATGAAAGTATCAAAAGGAATTTTGGGCGAGGAAAATGCCGCTCTTCTGGGAGCTATTGTCGTTACTAAAGTTTATCAAGCGGCTATGTCTAGGGCGGATGTTCGCGAGGATGAGCGGGTAGATTTCTACTTTTACGTAGATGAATTTCACAACTTTGCTACTGATACTTTTGATGAGATATTGAGCGAGGCTCGCAAGTATAGATTGAATCTAACATTGGCCAACCAGTTCCTTGGGCAGCTTAACGAGCGGATTCGCAAGACAGTTTTTGGCAATGTTGGTTCGCTCATTTCTTTTAGACTGGGAGGAGAGGATGCCCACATGGTGGAGAATGAGTTTAATCCTCGTTTTAGTGAGAGGGATATTATAAATCTTGGCGTGCGCGATTTTTGTATCAAAATGTCTATCGACGGAGAGATCAAGGAAGCCTTTTCTGGCAAGACTCTCAATATGGATATTCCCAAACGCCATTTTCGTGATAGGTGTATTGAGCATTCGAGGAAGCATTACGCTCGCCCGCTAGCCGAGGTTAAGGGGATTCTTAGCCGTTGGGAGGAAGGTGAGTATGATCCTAGTGCATCGAGTAGCGGCGTTTCGTCGTTAGATAATGAAGTTGAGTTTGATGAGCCGCTTATATAGTAATCAGAGTAAAGTAAGTAGGTAGTTTGGGAATATCTGACACAGAACTGACACTAGTATGGCCTTTGATGGTGTTGAGTTAGATAAAGTTTAATAGGTGGAAATAATGGAAACAATTCCTTTTAAGAAAATTCGGGAAAAATATCCAGATAAGTTTCTAGTATTGGTTGACTATGAAGAGAAGGAGCTATCTTTAAGTGAAATAGAGATACTGGGAGCTCCATATTACCATGTCTATGAAACTGGGAAGGAAATGTTTGATGCGTA
The genomic region above belongs to Deltaproteobacteria bacterium and contains:
- a CDS encoding type IV secretory system conjugative DNA transfer family protein, yielding MKTYLVKISHDAVLTAASSEDLFTQLHETLRGGQVSLELVAIGQNIAFCITAEDVVAQVVIGQIYAIASDAEVMEVSDFIKKFGSQMRFVSSEISLVRNDLYPLKDYREFEGDSLSGLLSVLSKCVPGELAIVQVVIRAERDSGFHHLVLNVRKKVDKIRHIFRTKYWFKKGVSETFKNRIEEKTSGRLFRANVRVAAISNDPDIDPTPRLKALIGAMSNFNSLDLNQIRAGKIRRLVDLPKFSRRFLLNGFLLSTRELATLFHLPSAKEVPNLVHVLSKKEAPPQDLPTDPSDLAISFFGCTNFRDQRVPFGIKRSDRRRHLYVVGKSGSGKSKLLELLIKNDIDTGQGVGVLDPHGDLVENVIRLVPEERIKDVIVFDPSDLNFPASFNPLEKVPEELKMRVTIGFIEIFKRLFGINWSPRIEHVLRYTTLALLDTPGTTVLSILKMLSDKNYRQMIVRNIEDNVVKNFWVNEFAGWSEKFDNEAITPLLNKVGQFVATNMIRNIVGQPENLFNFRDIMDKKKILLMKVSKGILGEENAALLGAIVVTKVYQAAMSRADVREDERVDFYFYVDEFHNFATDTFDEILSEARKYRLNLTLANQFLGQLNERIRKTVFGNVGSLISFRLGGEDAHMVENEFNPRFSERDIINLGVRDFCIKMSIDGEIKEAFSGKTLNMDIPKRHFRDRCIEHSRKHYARPLAEVKGILSRWEEGEYDPSASSSGVSSLDNEVEFDEPLI